In a single window of the Gadus macrocephalus chromosome 6, ASM3116895v1 genome:
- the bcl2l16 gene encoding BCL2 like 16 translates to MCQAEVSPGLNSPDPLVREGYVMAHDYIAYVTAGGLDGGRAVGRPLSRCAAALRHAADELLLRFPIFFRRWPRVFRNVSETTAWPLLMSMLDQHFFPGVSPGAGGRRRELAWSAVLSVYVLAGQMALHCQEQGMQGVLPQLKESVGAYVERVVCPEIRDKGGWSGFVTRFGPKTNLESQVQSACCWALLLLATSILSYVFWKRIT, encoded by the exons ATGTGTCAAGCGGAGGTCAGTCCGGGTCTCAACAGCCCCGACCCGCTGGTGAGGGAGGGCTACGTCATGGCCCACGACTACATCGCCTACGTCACGGCGGGCGGCCTGGACGGCGGGCGCGCTGTGGGTCGGCCCCTGTCCCGGTGCGCCGCGGCGCTGCGCCACGCCGCCGACGAGCTCCTGCTGCGCTTCCCCATCTTCTTCCGCCGCTGGCCGCGCGTCTTCCGGAACGTGAGCGAGACGACGGCGTGGCCGCTGCTCATGTCCATGCTGGACCAGCACTTCTTCCCCGGCGTGTCCCCCGGCgcggggggccggcggcgggAGTTGGCGTGGAGCGCCGTGCTGTCCGTGTACGTGCTGGCGGGCCAGATGGCGCTGCACTGCCAGGAGCAGGGCATGCAGGGGGTCCTGCCACAGCTCAAGGAGTCGGTGGGCGCCTACGTGGAGAGGGTGGTGTGCCCCGAGATCCGCGACAAGGGGGGATGG AGCGGCTTCGTGACACGCTTCGGACCCAAGACCAACCTGGAGAGTCAGGTGCAGAGCGCGTGCTGctgggctctgctgctgcttgcCACCAGCATCCTCTCCTACGTTTTCTGGAAGCGGATAACTTGA
- the LOC132459466 gene encoding tubulin beta-1 chain, giving the protein MREIVHLQAGQCGNQIGAKFWEVISDEHGIDPTGTYHGDSDLQLDRINVYYNEASGGKYVPRAVLVDLEPGTMDSVRSGAFGQVFRPDNFVFGQSGAGNNWAKGHYTEGAELVDSVLDVVRKEAESCDCLQGFQLTHSLGGGTGSGMGTLLISKIREEYPDRIMNTFSVVPSPKVSDTVVEPYNATLSVHQLVENTDETYCIDNEALYDICFRTLKLTTPSYGDLNHLVSATMSGVTTCLRFPGQLNADLRKLAVNMVPFPRLHFFMPGFAPLTSRGSQQYRSLTVPELTQQMFDAKNMMAACDPRHGRYLTVAAIFRGRMSMKEVDEQMLNVQNKNSSYFVEWIPNNVKTAVCDIPPRGLKMAATFIGNSTAIQELFKRISEQFTAMFRRKAFLHWYTGEGMDEMEFTEAESNMNDLVSEYQQYQDATAEEEGEFEEEGEEELA; this is encoded by the exons ATGAGGGAAATTGTCCATCTGCAGGCCGGCCAGTGTGGAAACCAAATCGGTGCCAAG TTCTGGGAAGTGATCAGCGATGAGCATGGAATCGACCCAACTGGCACATACCACGGAGACAGCGACCTGCAGCTGGACAGGATCAACGTCTACTACAATGAGGCCTCGG GTGGCAAATACGTCCCCCGCGCTGTTCTGGTCGATCTTGAGCCCGGCACCATGGACTCTGTGAGGTCCGGTGCTTTCGGTCAGGTCTTCAGGCCAGACAACTTCGTTTTCG GCCAGAGTGGTGCTGGCAACAACTGGGCCAAGGGTCACTACACGGAAGGTGCCGAGCTGGTGGACTCTGTCCTCGACGTGGTGAGGAAAGAGGCAGAGAGCTGTGACTGCCTGCAGGGCTTCCAGCTCACACACTCGTTGGGTGGCGGCACCGGCTCCGGCATGGGTACCCTCCTCATTAGCAAGATCCGTGAGGAGTACCCCGACCGCATCATGAACACCTTCAGCGTGGTGCCCTCGCCCAAAGTGTCGGACACAGTGGTCGAGCCCTACAACGCCACCCTCTCGGTCCACCAGCTGGTCGAGAACACAGACGAGACCTACTGCATCGACAATGAGGCTCTGTACGACATCTGCTTCCGCACCCTCAAGCTCACCACGCCCTCGTACGGCGACCTCAACCACCTGGTCTCGGCCACCATGAGCGGCGTCACCACCTGCCTGCGCTTCCCCGGCCAGCTCAACGCCGACCTCCGCAAGCTGGCCGTCAACATGGTGCCTTTCCCACGTCTGCACTTCTTCATGCCCGGCTTCGCCCCGCTCACCAGCCGAGGCAGCCAGCAGTACCGCTCGCTCACCGTGCCCGAGCTCACCCAGCAGATGTTCGATGCCAAGAACATGATGGCGGCGTGCGACCCCCGCCACGGGCGCTACCTCACGGTGGCCGCCATCTTCCGCGGACGCATGTCCATGAAGGAGGTGGACGAGCAGATGCTCAACGTGCAGAACAAGAACAGCAGCTACTTTGTGGAATGGATCCCCAACAACGTGAAGACGGCCGTGTGCGACATCCCTCCCCGTGGGCTCAAAATGGCCGCCACCTTCATCGGCAACAGCACCGCCATCCAGGAGCTGTTCAAGCGCATCTCAGAGCAGTTCACCGCCATGTTCCGCCGCAAGGCCTTCCTCCATTGGTACACCGGCGAGGGCATGGACGAGATGGAGTTCACCGAGGCGGAGAGCAACATGAACGACCTGGTGTCCGAGTACCAGCAGTACCAGGACGCCACcgcagaggaggagggtgagttCGAGGAGGAAGGCGAAGAAGAGCTTGCCTAA